One window of the Panulirus ornatus isolate Po-2019 chromosome 12, ASM3632096v1, whole genome shotgun sequence genome contains the following:
- the QIL1 gene encoding MICOS complex subunit MIC13, producing the protein MNKVLKIAWFATKVGIGGGVVYVTVDQGIWGNSRQTVATYDRLYDIMPGTKSVSEKYLQLPKKEVVNVNFRSYWNSGVFTTFDFIANLPENVVGIKDSIIEFVTSPSIPAKQNEELQKLEEKESEDIHQEASIPVEDVTLAPQNIADSAQVRKHFTDR; encoded by the exons ATGAACAAGGTTTTAAAGATTGCATG gtTTGCCACAAAGGTTggcattggtggtggtgttgtttatGTGACCGTGGATCAAGGCATATGGGGTAATAGTCGCCAGACTGTAGCCACATATGACAGACTTTATGACATCATGCCAGGAACAAAGAGTGTATCTgaaaag TACTTACAGTTACCAAAGAAAGAAGTTGTTAATGTTAACTTTCGAAGCTACTGGAATAGTGGGGTCTTTACTACATTTGACTTTATTGCCAACCTACCAGAAAATGTTGTTGGCATTAAGGATTCCATCATAGAGTTTGTAACTTCTCCATCCATCCCTGCTAAACAAAATGAAGAACTTCAAAAGTTAGAGGAAAAAGAATCAGAAGACATCCATCAAGAAGCAAGTATACCAGTGGAGGATGTAACACTTGCTCCACAAAATATAGCAGACTCTGCACAGGTCAGAAAGCATTTCACAGACAGATGA
- the LOC139751739 gene encoding LOW QUALITY PROTEIN: transmembrane protein 272-like (The sequence of the model RefSeq protein was modified relative to this genomic sequence to represent the inferred CDS: deleted 1 base in 1 codon): MIHLISIWRRPGGPRGRGSVGDDPMIPHVDGDAGGEADSGRSQGHCRGRSLPVRHAPAAHAGAASHVPTIYIYIYGVTIVIPVFMIIVGSLKMDACPTEPYIPIYLVVGGTFGIVKKKKKKKKLLSFQGRLHHPLAEEDEGGEGADTPTPWHRRLQFTGSINFFLTVWFILGCFWVYRIYEPSYNSDSVFYCDYTLYQFAFWLLTSVYIAAGLLTSCMCCLSVATVVMQHSRLSEAQV; encoded by the exons ATGATCCATCTTATCAGCATCTGGAGGCGTCCTGGTGGCCCTCGGGGTCGGGGAAGTGTAGGAGATGACCCGATGATTCCTCATGTTGACGGCGATGCGGGAGGAGAGGCTGACAGCGGGAGGAGCCAAGGCCACTGCCGTGGGAGGAGCCTGCCAGTACGCCATGCCCCCGCCGCACATGCCGGCGCCGCCTCCCAtgtaccaaccatatatatatatatatatggtgtaaccATAGTGATACCTGTTTTTATGATCATTGTGGGATCGCTGAAAATGGATGCATGCCCTACTGAACCATATATCCCCATCTATCTTGTTGTTGGAGGTACATTTggcatagta aaaaaaaaaaaaaaaaaaaaaaaattattgagtTTCCAAGGAAGATTGCATCATCCACTAGcagaagaagatgaaggaggagaaggagcagataCTCCAACTCCTTGGCATCGTAGACTTCAGTTCACTGGTTCCATCAACTTTTTTTTAACCGTTTGGTTCATATTAGGTTGTTTCTGGGTTTACCGGATCTACGAACCAAGCTACAATTCGGATAGTGTGTTTTACTGTGACTATACACTCTACCAGTTTGCTTTCTGGCTATTAACGTCTGTCTATATTGCTGCTGGTTTGTTGACTTCATGCATGTGTTGCCTGTCTGTGGCTACAGTTGTCATGCAACACAGTCGTTTGTCTGAAGCACAGGTCTGA